Sequence from the Pseudomonadota bacterium genome:
TGGCGAAATCCGCGTCGGTGATGCGTGAACGCGCTGCCGTGGTGTTCTCGACCACGTTGTTCAGGTTGTTCATCGTGGACTCGAAGCGGTTCATGATCGCACCGAGGTCAGCGCGGATGTCGGAGACGAAAGCGAGGCCGCCATCGAGCACGTTCAAGGCGGCGTTCGCCCCGGCCTGTGTGCTGATGTCAACCGAGCCGACGTCGTTGAGCGATGACACGGTCGCCACACCGGCCGCACCGAGTGACGCATCGCTCGCCGTGACCGTGAAGGACTTGGGCGAGTCGAACGCAACGGTTCCCGCCACGGTACCCACGCCAGTCCCGGCCGCCATCGTGATTGTCGCACCCGCTGCCGAACCGGCAGCAAACGCGTCCTCACCCACCGCGCGGTCACTCGGGGCCTCGACACCGGTCAGGTCCAGCGCCGTCACACCGATGTTGGCAATCGAGATGTCGTAGCCTTCCTGGTTCTCGAGCAGGATCTGGCTGCCGTCGTCACTCAGGGATGCCGTAATGCCGGTTTTACCCGCGACGTCGTTGATCGCTTTCGCGAGGTCACTGATGTCCGTGGCCGCGGCAAGAGTCGCCGCCACCCGGATACCGTCACCCTCGTTCTGACCTTCAAGGTCGAATGCCACCGCACCGGCCGCACCGACTTCGAGAATCGCGTAGGACGCGGCAGAAGCTGTGACACCCGTTGTATCCGCCTCACCATTGACGGCGGCAGCGATGTCGCGGGCGCTGTCGGCCGCAGCCACAGTGACCGTGGCACTGCCGAGCGAGCCATCAACTGCAACGGTGCCGGCGGCAACGCCGTTCACGGCAGCGGCCGCCGCCGCGTTTGCGGTTCCGGCCGTGGTAGACAAGTAGTTTGTGCCGATGCTCGTGCCGCGTGCATCACCGATGTTGATGTTGATGGTCTGGTTGGCCTCGAACCCCACGTGGAATTTCGCGTTGGTGAAGGAACCGTCGAGCAGGTTCTTGGTGTTGAACGTGGTCGTGTTCGCGATGCGGTTCAACTCGGTCTGCAGCTGCGACACTTCTTTCTGCAGGTTCACCCGGTCCGAGGCCGAGTTGGTTTCGTTGGCAGACTGCACGGCCAGCTCACGCATCCGTTGCATGATCGCACCGGACTCCTGCAACGCACCCTCGGCAGTTTGAGCGAGGGACACGCCGTCGTTAGCGTTCCGCACAGCTTGCGTCAAACCGCGCACCTGTGAAGACATGCGGTCGGAAATGGCGAGGCCCGCAGCGTCATCCCGGGCGCTGTTGATGCGCAACCCGGAAGACAGGCGCTCCATCGCCATTGCCAATGTTCCCTCTGCCGAGCCCACTTTGCCTTGGGCATTCAGCGAGAACATATTGGTGTTAATCATCGTCATTTCATTACTCCCCAAATTGTGTAATTATCCAACCATCTGACGAAGTTCAGGCGTATGCCGGGAGATTCCGTTAAACCCGACTGAGCCCGTTTGACACTACGTTTTCGAATAATTGAACTCGCACCAAGGCAACGCGGACTGAGATGCGTCCCCTTGCACTTGATAGCGGCGCACATTTCAATTCCTTAATAATCAGCGCACAGTGTCCCAGCGAGGTCACAAGGCACTGATTTACTTCGGGATGCGAGAATACTGACAATCTGCTAATGCGTTCAGACGTTGATTGAACCCGGTCGCAAGAGATGCCCTGACACGAATTCGGTCAGGGCCTTTTTTATGTGGGAGTGGCCGGCCCCGAAAGGCCGGCCGGTGGGTCATCCGCTCGGACCCTTATCTCAGGAGGGACAGCACCTGCTGGGGCTGCTGATTCGCTTGTGCAAGCATGGCCATACTGGCCTGTTGCAACACCTGCGCCCTGGACAGCGCCGCCGTTTCGGCAGCGAAATCCGCGTCGGTGATGCGAGAGCGCGCTGCGGTGGTGTTTTCCACGACGTTGTTGAGGTTGTTCATCGTGGACTCAAAGCGGTTCATCGTGGCACCGAGCTCGGCACGGGAATCCGAGATGGTCGCGAGGCCACCATCGAGGATGTTCAGGGCCGCGTTGGCGCCCTCCGCCGTGCTGATGTCGATCGAGCCCACGTCGTCCAGCGCGGAGACCGTGGCCACGCCCGCAGCGCCGAGCGAGGCGGTGTCCGATGTCACCGAGAAAGACTTGGACGAGTTGTAGGTGATCGTCCCCGCAACCGTACCGAGGCCCGTCGTTGCTGCAATGGTGGCTGCCGCGCCAACCAGTGAGCCGGCCGCGAAGGCATCCTCACCCACCGCGCGGTCACCCACGGCTTCGACGCCCTGAATGTCCAGGGCCGTCGCACCAGCGTTGGCGATCGAAATATCGTACCCCTCGCTGTTCTCGAGCAGGATCTGGCTCTTGTCGTCACTCAGCGTGGCGGTGATGCCCGTCTTGCCCGACACATCGTTGATGGCGGTGGCGAGGTCCGTGAGATCGGTAGTCGCCGCCAGGGTCGCCGCGACGCGGATGCCGTCACCCTCGTTCTGGCCCTCGAGATCAAACGCCACCGCGCCGGCGGCACCGGCGGTCAGCATGGCGTAGGTGTGTGCGTTCGCCTCGACACCGGTGGCGTCCGTGTTCGCGTTGATGTTGTCGGCGATCGACTTGGCAGATTCACCAGCCGCGGCGTTCACGGTCGCACTGCCCAGCGCACCGTCCAGGTTCAATACAGTGGCCGCTATTCCGTTGGCCGCTGTCGCGACGGCAACCGTGCTGGTGCCCGCCGCGGTCGACAGCGAGTTCGTGCCGATACTGGTGCCGCGCGCATCGCCGATGTTGATGTTGATCGACTGGTCCGCCTGAAAGCCCACGTGGAACTTGGCATTGGTGAAACTGCCGTCGAGCAGGTTCTTGCCGTTGAAGGAGGTGGTGTTGGCGATCCGGTTCAACTCTGTCTGCAACTGCGACACTTCTTTTTGCAGGTTGACGCGATCAGACGCGGAGTTGGTGTCATTTGCAGACTGTACGGCCAGCTCACGCATACGCTGCATGATGTTGCCCGACTCCTGCAGCGCGCCCTCGGCGGTCTGTGCCAACGAGACGCCATCATTAGCATTGCGTACTGCCTGAGACAATCCACGGATCTGCGAACTCATGCGATCCGAAATGGCAAGGCCGGCCGCGTCGTCCCGCGCGCTGTTGATACGCAATCCAGACGACAGCCTCTCCATCGAGGTGGCCAAACTGAACCCGGCTTTGCTCACACTTCCCTGTGCATTCAGGGACAGCAGATTGCTACTGATTGAGGTCATCTTACTCTCCAGTTGATTGAGCGTACGGCCGTGGCGCCTGCAATACGCAAACGCGAGTGCACAACAGGGAGCTAGGAAAATGACTGAGTATCAATCCACTGTGCAGGACGCACGCTTTTATTATGTCAATCCGAGGAGAGGCTGGGCGCCAGGACTGATTTAGTTACTACTTCGGCGGCGGTTACCATTCCTTTACACACAAACAAAAAAGGCCCGTCCGAAGACGGGCCCTGAGGCGGTCTGATGCCCTGCCCGGTTTACCGGAGCAGCGTCAGAACCTGTTGCGGTTGCTGGTTGGCCTGCGCCAGCATGGCCATGCTCGCTTGTTGCAGCACCTGAGCTTTTGACAGCTTCGCCGTTTCGGCGGCAAAGTCCGCGTCGACGATGCGGGAACGCGCCGCTGAGGTGTTCTCAACCACATTGTTGAGATTGTTCATGGTGTTCTCGAACCGGCTCATGATCGCACCGAGGTCGGCCCGCACATCGGAGATGGCCGCCAGGCCGCCGTCCAGCACATTCAGCGCCGCGTTGGCCCCATCTTGTGTGCCGATGTCGATCGAGCCAACGTCGATGAGTGACGATACGGTGGCCACACCGGCCGCACCGAGCGACGCATCGCTCGCCGTGACCGAGTACGACTTGGCAGAGTCAAAGGTCACGGTGCCCGCCACGGTGCCGGTGCCCGTGCCGGCGGCAACCGCCAGGACAGCACCTGCACCGGAATCAAAGGCGGAATCGCCGACTGCACGGTCGTTCACGGCCTCGACACCCTGAAGCGTCAAAGCCGATGCGCCCACGTTCGCCAGGGTGACGTCGTAGCCTTCGCTGTTTTCCAACAGTATCTGCGCGCGGTCGTCGCTCAAGGTGGCGGTGACACCGGTTTTGCCCTGCACGTCGTTGATCGCCTTGGCGAGGTCGGTCAGGTTGGTTGCATCCGACAGCGTGGCAGCAACCCGGATGGCCGCATCTTCATTCTGGCCCTGCAGGTCGAAAGCCACCGCGCCCGCGGCAGACACACCGAGCAGTGCACTCGTGGACGCCCCAGCCTGCACGCCTGTGCCGTCTGATTCCGCATTGATCGCCTGTGCAATGTCGCGAGCGGAATCACCCGCCGCAACCGTGACGGTGGCACTGCCCTGTGAACCGTCAACAGCGACGGTGCCCGCCGCAATGCCGTTGGCCAGGGCACCCACGGCCGCCGTGCCCGTGCCAGCGCCGGTGGACGCGTAGTGCGTGCCGATGCTGGTGGCGCGTGCGTCACCGACATTCACGTTGATGGTCTGGTTCGCCTCAAAGCCCACCTGGAATTTCGCGTTAGCGAAGGTGCCATCGAGCAGGTTGCGACCGTTGAAGGTCGTGGTGTTGGCAATGCGGTTCAACTCGGTCTGCAGCTGCGCAGCTTCCTTTTGCAGGTTGGCGCGGTCACTCGCGGAGTTGGTGTCGTTCGCCGCCTGCACCGCCAGCTCGCGCATACGCTGCATGATGTTGCCGGATTCCTGCAACGCGCCTTCTGCGGTCTGGGCCAGCGACACGCCATCGTTCGCGTTCCGCACGGCCTGTGACAGGCCGCGGATCTGAGAGGTCATGCGGTCCGAGATCGCAAGACCCGCCGCGTCGTCTTTCGCACTGTTGATACGCAGACCAGACGAGAGACGTTCCATCGCCGTGGCCAACGAGCTGCCAGCGTCGCCAACGCGCCCGAGCGCGTTCATCGACATCATATTGGTATTGATTACCGTCATTGTTTTCTCCAAGACTCTTTGGTGAGCAAGTTACTTTGAGCCTCTGGCAAACGATTGTCGGGTGACTGTCCGGAGCGGGGTTGAACTGCACAGCAGTGCTCGACAACCACGGCAACTCGGTGACACATGAATACTCTCGCGCCAGCGATATCATTTCTCTCGGTATGTGTGACGGCGTTCACACCTGTTTCTTTAGTGCCGTACACAAATGCTGTGCGTCTTTTCTCTGACACGACACCATTGCGTCGACGCCCTACGCGTGCGTTCAGGGCGCGGCCAACGTGTCAGGACACGTTCGGACGCACACGCAGCCCGTCACGGCCAACGCGGCAACAGACACAGCGCACACGCGCGCTGTGCGCAGACGTTCAGTGAAGGAGAGACGGGGCCGGGACACGCACCACGCACCGGAACGGTGCGGTTGCGCGCGCGCCGTCAGAGGAAGTTGAACAGGCTGTTACGCTGCATCAACGACAGAGTCTGCTGTGCGGCCTGCAGTATGGCCAATTCGCGTTGCAGGTTGGACGCCGCTTCCGCGTAGTTGGTGTCACGCAGCGAAGAGATCGTCTTGCTCGTGCGCAAGGAGTAGTCGCTCAGGCTGTCGCTCTGCGATTCGAGCGAGTTCAGCCGCGCGCCGAGGCTTGCCGTCGCTGTGGACACCGTGCTCATCAACCCGTCGAAATCGGTCAGGGTGCGGTCGACGGCTTCGGTCAGTTGCTCGTCGGTGCCGCCGCGCAAGGCGTCGATCATCTGATTGAACACCCCGAAGGCGTCCTTGCGCAGCCCGGGCTCGATGGTGAAGGTGTCGCCCACTGCGGGCGAGCCGTCGAAGGTGGTTGTGACACCGGCAAAGTCGATGCGCTCGCCAGTGACAACGGTCAAACCCGCCGCCACCACGGTGCCACCGCTGTCGCGCACGTCGATGGTGTTCGCACCGACGAATTCGACCGTCAGCGTGTCACCGGCAAAGGCGGTTTCGTCGGAGACAAAGGCCGGCAGCATCAGCCCGGTGCCGGTGTTGGTGACATCCGCGCGTGTGCGCAGCGCTGTGGCACTGTCGGTGCGCAGCACGTTTTTCGCCGAATGATCACCGACGATGACGTCGCGGGCCTCGCCGACTTCCACCCGGTGTTCGACCTCTCCGCCGCGCATCTCCACCCGCCCGAGGCCGTCGGTCAGGGTCATCTCGACCGGTTTGGTTCTCCCATCGTAGCCGGCGAACACGTAGTTGCCAAGCGAGTCCTTGGTGTTGATCAGGTCCACGAGCTCCGACATGCGCGACTCGAGTTCGGTTGCTATCGCCTCGCGCGACTCCGTCGGCAAGGACGTGTTACCGGCCTGAATGGTGAGCTCGCGGGCGCGCTGGTAGAGGGTCGTGATGTTGCGCAGCGAACTCTCCTCCACGCCCAGGCGGTGGTTCACCAGGTTGATGTTCTCCTGGTACTGCTCCATCCGCGCGTTGAGGCTGTTCAAGCGGCTGACCCGCACCGCATCGACGGGTGCCTGGTCGGGCGATTGCAGCCGCACGCCGCTCGACAACTGACCTTGGAGGTCGTAGATCCGGCTGTTCTGTTGGTTGAACGAAGACAGCGCCCGATCGAAGGTGAGATTGTGGGTTATGCGCATTGTGGGCGTCCCCTGCTCAAGGCCCCGACGCGCGCGCCGGGTGCGACACCCGTCCCGTCAGCGGCCGTGCCCGCGCGGTTCGAGAGGCTCACCGCATGGCTCCGAGGATGGTGTTGAAGAGGTCCTGCGCCACGGTGAGCACCCGGGCGTTCGCCTGGTAGTGTTGCTGGAAACGCAGCAGATCGGCCGCCTCCTGGTCGAGGTCCACGCCGACCTCGGACTCCAGGCGCTCGCTCAGGTTCTCGTGCAACGCACGCTGGCTCTCGACGCCGAGCTGGGACGCTGCGGCGACCCCGGCCGCTTCGCCCAGGGCATTCTGAAACAGGTCCTCGACCGAAGCGGTCCCGTTCTCGAAATAGTCCTTGACCTGCAGATCCGAGATCTCGCGCAGGTTGTGGAAGGCCGTGCCGCCCGCGTTGTCCTCGACAACGAACCGGTCACCTGCCTGCGGCGTGGCGTCGATGCGCACCCGCCACCCGTTGAGGTCGATCGGGTCGCCGGGTGTGTACGGTTGCGCGGCAGCCACGGTCGTGCCGGTCGAGGTGTCAATCAGGTCGAAGCTGGTCGCCGGGTTGTTGAAGACGATGTCGATTGGCGTGCGCAAGCCAGGGTCCGTGACATCGAGCAACTCGGGTCCGGTCAACCGGCCGTTGCCGACGTTTTCGCTGTCGACGACAGCGCGCACCGGCAGGCTCGCCGCAAGCTCGGAGGCGTCGTTCAAGCCCAGTGTCAGCCGCGCTGCGGCGCCGTTGGTGGGCTGCACCAGGTAGGTGTCGCCAGCGACGGCGGTGCCGCCAAGCGTGAGCTCCAGGCCATCGAGCGTCAACGTCGGCCCGGCGCCCGAGACGCTGCTGGTGCCGTCTTCCGAGGCGAAGGTCCAGTTGGCGCCGTCGTAGGAGAGCGTGTAGTCGCCGCCGCGCAACGCAGTTGCATCGACGTAGGCGACGTCGATGGTAGCCAGGCCTGTGTTGTTGAGGTTGCTGACGATGTTGGGTTCACCCACGTCGAAGAAGTTGCCACCGAAATCACCCGCCGGTGTCACACCAATGCGGTGCTGCGCATTCAGCATTTCGCTCAGGCCAACCGCCAGGCGCCCGATGTTGTCACGCGCCTCGTCGATCACGTCGCGGCTCTCGTGCAACAGCGCGCCGAGCGTGCCACCCTGCAGCATCTCGGTGATCACCGGCTGGCCGCCGTCCGACGCACGCAGGTCGAAGCGATCGTGGCGGTCCGAGGCCACCTCGAGCTGGAGCGGGTAGCCGCCTTCCTTGTTGACCAGCGTGTGACCGCTCTGCACTGTTACGTTCACCGCGCCGTCGTCGTAAAACCGGGTGTGGATGTTCACCCGCTCGCTGATCTGGTGCAGCAACCGATCGCGCTCGTCGAGCAGGTCCGGTGACACGTTTTTCGCCGTCGTCCCAGACACCGCGTGGATGCGTTGGTTGATCTTGCCGAGTTCATCAGTGAGGCGATTCAGCTCGCTGGTCTGCTGTCTGATTTCACTCTCGACGTTGTTGGACACGGCTTTGAGCTCGTTGTCCATGCCCTGAAACTTGTGGGCCAACGACCGCGCACTCTCGAGCACCACGGTGCGCAGGGGCACGGAGCTCGGGTCGTTAGTCGCGTCGCGGATGTCGTTGAAGAACTTGCTCAGGCCCTCGTCAAGCCCGTAGCCCTCCTCGCCAAAGAGATCCGACACCTGACGCGACACCTCGGCGAGCTGCTCGTGGCGTGACAGGTCGGAGGTCGCGACGCGGAGCTGCTTGGACACGATTTCGTTGTGCGCCCGGACCAGCGCGTCGATCTGCACACCGGTGCCGTAGCGGAAGCTGCCGAACTGCACCGAGATGGATTCGGTTTTCTCGACCCGCTGTCGGTGGTAGCCGTCGGTGTTCGCGTTGGCGATGTTGTTGCCAACCGTGCTGAGCGAGGACTGCGTGGCGCGCAGACCGCTGGTGGCGATGCCATACAAATCAGGCATGAGACCCTTCCTGGCGCGCGTGATGCCCGGTGATCACACCGCCCTTCGGTGGCCGTGTTCGCGTCGACAGACGCGCATCATGCATCACATTAACAGCGGTAGCGGCCCGATGTGGCCGAACTGTAGGCGCCATCGTGGTCAGCCCTCCGCCGTCGCCACGGCCTGGTTCAGCCGATTGCCGTGCAGGATGGACAAGACCTTGTCGGCGTAGTCCGGGTCTGTGGCGTAACCCGCCGCGTGCAAGGCCTCGACGTACGCGTCGGCGTCCTCCGCGCGGGCCAGGGCCGGTTCGTAACGCGGATTGTCACGCAGGAAGTCCACGTAGTCGTTCACAGCCTGTTCAACGCCCGCGTAGGCGCGGAACTGGGCACGCGTTGGCCGAAACTCGACGCCGTCGTGCTCAAGCGTGTTCCAGGCCACGCGCTCGCCCTGCCAGCGCGCGTCGGCCTTGATGCCGAACAGGTTGAAACCCGCTGTCCGGGCATCGTGCGGCACGTGTTGGCCCCAACCGGTTTCCAGCGCCGCCTGGGCGACCAGCACCCGCGGGTCGACGCCGATCGCCTGCGCCGCGCTGCGGGCGTGCGGCATCACCGCGTGCACGAACTGCTCGGGCGAGGACCAGGCAGGTGCATCGGCCGGTGAACCGGACCGAGCAGGCTCGACACGGTAGCTCAGGTGCGAAGAGACGGCCAGCGGGATACCCCGAAGCGGCTCAAGTGGCGCAGCGCCGGTCTGTACGGCAACCGGCTCAACCGGCTTGTGCGGGGCCAGGGCTGCGTCGCGCGCGCCTGGCGTCACGGTGTCCAGCGCAACACCCGGCCAATCAGACGGGTCGAACCCGAGTGCCGACGCGGCCGTCTCGACCGTCGGCCTCAGTGCAGGCTGGGCGTCCGACCCGACCTCGCGGTTCAGCGTGACCGGCGGTGTGAAGCGCAGCGCCGTCTCGCTGACGCCCCCGGCACCGGCACCCGTATCGACGCTGGCGTCGGCGGCTTCAGCCTCGGCGGGCTGGCCGACGTTGTGGAACTTGCCCAGCTGTTGTACCAGCACATCGGCAAGCCCGAAACCGCCACGGCGCGCGAGTTCAAGCGCCATCTGCTGGTCCTGCATGTCGCGGTAGGTGTCGAGCGCGTTGCTGTCGAACAGCGGATCGCCGAAGGTCGCTGCACGCTGTGACTTCAGCACCATGTGCACGAACAGACTCTCGAACTGTTCTGCGACCTGGCGCAGGGTTGCGTCGGCTTCAGGGGTCTGGCGTGCCTGGTGACGCAGTTGCGCCAGGCCGCGCAAGTCGAGGTACTGTCCCGCGTCGATGGTGTTCACAGCTAAATGACAATCAACTGCGCCTGGAGTGCACCCGCTTCCTTGAGCGCCTCCAGAATGGCAACCAGATCACTCGGCGCCGCACCCACCTGGTTGACGGCCCGCACGATCTCCGAGAGCGACGTCTCGCCCCGGAACAGGAACATGCGGTTGTTCTCCTCGTCGATATCGATGGCGGTGTCTTCGACCTGAGCCGTCTGCCCGCCAGCGAGCGCGTTCGGTTGCGACACCTCGGGATTCTCGTTGACCGACACGGTCAAGCTGCCGTGGGTGACCGCCGCGGGGCCGACGCGCACGTGACTGCCGATCACGATCGTGCCGGTGCGCGAGTTGACAATCACCCGGGCCGCCGCCTCGCCGGGCTCGATCTCGAGTTCTTCGAGGTAGGCCAGAAAGCCGACGCGTTGGTCCACGGTTGGGGGCGCGAGCACCCGTACGGTCACAGCATCCTGGGCCGAAGCGCTGCCCGGGCCGAGGGCCGTGTTGAACTTGTCGGCGAGCCGCTTGGCGGTGGTGAAGTCGGGCGTGTGGAGATTGAAGTACAGCGCGTCCGCCGCACCAAAGGGCGTGGGTACGCTGCGCTCCACGGTCGCCCCGTTCGGCACCCGTGCGCTGCTCGGCACGTTCACCGTGACCTTTGAACCGTCAGCACCCTCGATACCAAACCCGCTGACAGTCAGGTTGCCCTGCGCCAGGGCATAGATCGCACCGTCGGCGCCCTTCAACGGTGTCATCAACAGGCTCCCACCGCGCAGGTTCTTTGCATCTCCGAGCGAGGACACGGTCACGTCGATGCGCTGACCCGGCTTCGAGAACGGCGGCAAGGTCGCGCTGACCATCACGGCCGCGATGTTCTTGGAATCGGGTGTCACCCCTTCGGGCAGGGTAATGCCGTAGCGGTTGAGCAACGCCGAGAGGCTGTGCGCGGTAAAGCGGGTGCGTGTAAGCGAGTCGCCGCTGCCGTCGAGACCGACCACCAGGCCATAGCCGAGCAACTGGTTCTCACGCACGCCTGCGACACTGGCAATGTCCTTGACGCGCTCGGCGTAGGTCGGCGTGGCCATCAACGCCAGCAGCACCACGAGAACGCGGATCATCAGAACGGCCACCACGGGCTGTTGAAGATGCGCGAGGCCCAACCGGCGGTGTTGGAATCACCGACGATACCGCGGCTGCTGTAGGTGATCTGCGTGTCGGCGATGCGCACCGAACTCACCTGGTTCTGCGCGTTCACATCCTCTGGCCGGACGATGCCGCTGAGTTGCAGGAACTCGATGCCGCGGTTGATCGTGACGCGTTTTTCGCCACGGATCAGCAGATTGCCGTTTGGCAGGACATCGTGCACGGTCACGGTGATCTGGCCGTCGAGACTGTTGCTCTGGCTGCTGTTGCCGGTGCCGGAAAACGACCGCGAGTTGTCACTTTGCACCCCGAGCGGGCTGTCGAGCGGCGCGTACTGGCTGCCGAGCAGGCTGGTGATACCGAGCGACGTGTTGTCGTCTTTCTTGGTCGTGGTCGTCGAACGCATCTCGGCCGAGGTGTCCTCGGAGAGCACGACGGTGAGGACATCACCAATGCGGTAGGCTTTGAGGTCGCGGAACAGTTCGTTTGCGCGACCGGCCTGGTAGATGCTGCCAGTCGGCGCTGTTTCGATGACCGGCGCGCTGGCGCCGATCACCGGAACAAATTCCGGTGTGGGCGGGTTCTTCAGTTCCGTGTGAAGACAACCGCTCATCATGAGCAGCGGGAACAGGACTACAAGTCTACGCACCGGAATCAGACCCTCTCTCACCTATCAGGCGTTGTTATTCAAGTACTGCAACATCTGATCCGTTGTGGAGATGGCTTTCGAGTTGATCTCGTAAGCCCGCTGCGTTTCGATCATGTTGACCATCTCCTCAACGATGTTCACGTTCGAGGTCTCGAGAAACCCCTGGCGCAGGGTGCCGATGCCGGCGAGGCCAGGCGCCCCCACGATCGGGTTGCCGCTCGAACCGGTCTCCTCGAAGAGGTTCTCCCCGACCGGGCGCAAGCCCATGGGGTTGACGAAATCGGTCAGTGTGATCTGCCCGATGACCACGTCCGACACCGCGCCTTGCAGGCTCACGGACAAGGTGCCGTCGTCGCCGATGTTGATGCTCTGGGTGTTGTTCGGCAGCGTGATGCCCGGGTTCACGGTGTAGCCGCTCGACGTCACCAAGGTGCCGGTCGAATCCAGTTTGAAGCTGCCATCGCGCGTGTACGATGTGGACCCGTCTGGCATGACAATGGAGAAAAACCCACGGCCGTTGATCGCGACATCGAGCGAAGCCCCGGTCTGGGACATGTTGCCTTGGGTGTGCAACTTGTCGGTGCTGACCACGCGCACACCGGTACCGCGGTTCAATCCGCTCGGGATCGTGGTGTTGTTTCCGGACAAACCTCCCGCAGCGCGTTCAGTCTGGTAGAACAGATCTTCAAAGCTGGCGCGGTCGCGTTTGAAGCCGGTGGTGGCCACGTTGGCGAGGTTGTTCGACACCACCGACATGCGCATCTGCTGCGCGTCGAGGCCGGTTTTCGATATCCACAAAGCGGAGTTCATAGGTGTTCTTCTCGATTATCAGTTGGTGCCGAGCAGTCGTGCGCTGGCTGAATCCATGCGCTCCACTTCGCGAAAGAACCCGACCTGGGCTTCGTAGTTGCGGGCAAACTCGATCATCTTGACCATCGCCTCCACCGCATTGACGTTGCTCGACTCGAGCATCCCGGAAAACACCTGGACGTTGCCGTCCGGTGGCAGGAGATCGCCCGTCGTGGTTCGGAACAGACCGTCTTCCCCTTTCTCGAGCTCGAAGCCGTCGTCGCTGACCAGCCGAATGCGGTCGATCACCGCCTGCTCGATGCCGCCACCGAGGGGCTTGACCGTGATCGTGCCGTCGGTGCCGATGATCAACTCTTCGTTAGGCGGAATCGAAATCGGACCGTTGTCCCCAAGCACCAACTCGCCCGCCCCGTTCACCAAAAGTCCGTCGGCCTGAATCTGCAAGTCGCCACGGCGGGTGTAGGCTTCGTCGCCATCCGCGGTCTGCACTGCGAGCCATCCCTCGTTGGCAATGCCGATGTCGAGGGTCCGGCCGGTTTGCTGCAGGGTGCCGCTGCTGCGGTTGTACCCCGCCGTCTCGCCTTCGCTGTACACCCGGGTCGGGTGTCCCGGGCCGTACACGGGCTCGCTGGTGAAGCGGTCGATGTCAGCGCGGAACCCCGTGGTGTTCACGTTGGCCAGGTTGTGCGAATTGTTCGCCTGCGCAAGCATGTTTGCTTTTGCACCCGTCATCGCAACGTAAATTGCCTTATCCATGGTGTGGCTCGGTCAGTCTCACACCCGACTCATCAGATGTTGATGATCGTCTGGGTGATGGTGTTGGAGGTTTCGATGGTCTTGGCATTGGCCTGAAAA
This genomic interval carries:
- the flgF gene encoding flagellar basal-body rod protein FlgF; the encoded protein is MDKAIYVAMTGAKANMLAQANNSHNLANVNTTGFRADIDRFTSEPVYGPGHPTRVYSEGETAGYNRSSGTLQQTGRTLDIGIANEGWLAVQTADGDEAYTRRGDLQIQADGLLVNGAGELVLGDNGPISIPPNEELIIGTDGTITVKPLGGGIEQAVIDRIRLVSDDGFELEKGEDGLFRTTTGDLLPPDGNVQVFSGMLESSNVNAVEAMVKMIEFARNYEAQVGFFREVERMDSASARLLGTN
- the flgJ gene encoding flagellar assembly peptidoglycan hydrolase FlgJ, whose amino-acid sequence is MNTIDAGQYLDLRGLAQLRHQARQTPEADATLRQVAEQFESLFVHMVLKSQRAATFGDPLFDSNALDTYRDMQDQQMALELARRGGFGLADVLVQQLGKFHNVGQPAEAEAADASVDTGAGAGGVSETALRFTPPVTLNREVGSDAQPALRPTVETAASALGFDPSDWPGVALDTVTPGARDAALAPHKPVEPVAVQTGAAPLEPLRGIPLAVSSHLSYRVEPARSGSPADAPAWSSPEQFVHAVMPHARSAAQAIGVDPRVLVAQAALETGWGQHVPHDARTAGFNLFGIKADARWQGERVAWNTLEHDGVEFRPTRAQFRAYAGVEQAVNDYVDFLRDNPRYEPALARAEDADAYVEALHAAGYATDPDYADKVLSILHGNRLNQAVATAEG
- a CDS encoding flagellar basal body P-ring protein FlgI; amino-acid sequence: MIRVLVVLLALMATPTYAERVKDIASVAGVRENQLLGYGLVVGLDGSGDSLTRTRFTAHSLSALLNRYGITLPEGVTPDSKNIAAVMVSATLPPFSKPGQRIDVTVSSLGDAKNLRGGSLLMTPLKGADGAIYALAQGNLTVSGFGIEGADGSKVTVNVPSSARVPNGATVERSVPTPFGAADALYFNLHTPDFTTAKRLADKFNTALGPGSASAQDAVTVRVLAPPTVDQRVGFLAYLEELEIEPGEAAARVIVNSRTGTIVIGSHVRVGPAAVTHGSLTVSVNENPEVSQPNALAGGQTAQVEDTAIDIDEENNRMFLFRGETSLSEIVRAVNQVGAAPSDLVAILEALKEAGALQAQLIVI
- a CDS encoding flagellar basal body L-ring protein FlgH, which produces MRRLVVLFPLLMMSGCLHTELKNPPTPEFVPVIGASAPVIETAPTGSIYQAGRANELFRDLKAYRIGDVLTVVLSEDTSAEMRSTTTTKKDDNTSLGITSLLGSQYAPLDSPLGVQSDNSRSFSGTGNSSQSNSLDGQITVTVHDVLPNGNLLIRGEKRVTINRGIEFLQLSGIVRPEDVNAQNQVSSVRIADTQITYSSRGIVGDSNTAGWASRIFNSPWWPF
- the flgG gene encoding flagellar basal-body rod protein FlgG, with the translated sequence MNSALWISKTGLDAQQMRMSVVSNNLANVATTGFKRDRASFEDLFYQTERAAGGLSGNNTTIPSGLNRGTGVRVVSTDKLHTQGNMSQTGASLDVAINGRGFFSIVMPDGSTSYTRDGSFKLDSTGTLVTSSGYTVNPGITLPNNTQSINIGDDGTLSVSLQGAVSDVVIGQITLTDFVNPMGLRPVGENLFEETGSSGNPIVGAPGLAGIGTLRQGFLETSNVNIVEEMVNMIETQRAYEINSKAISTTDQMLQYLNNNA